A genomic window from Thunnus thynnus chromosome 12, fThuThy2.1, whole genome shotgun sequence includes:
- the pitrm1 gene encoding presequence protease, mitochondrial, translating to MFRQTKAALQKLRYLSFNGQQHTWRLKSTSAGERALQYQTGQKIHGFTVREVVEVPDLFLTAVKLTHDKTGAQYLHAARDDSNNLFSVQFRTTPMDSTGVPHILEHTVLCGSQKFPCRDPFFKMLNRSLSTFMNAFTASDYTMYPFSTQNGKDFQNLLSVYLDAVFFPCLREQDFWQEGWRLENENPTDPNSPLMFKGVVFNEMKGAFSDNERLYAQHLQNKLYPDHTYSVVSGGEPLAIPDLTWEQLKQFHATHYHPSNARFFTYGDLPLEQHLKQIEEEALSKFERIDPNTQVPSQPHWNSPREDHVTCSPDALAPDPARQNTLCVSYLLGDITDTFEGFTLSLLSSLMISGPNSPFYKALIEPKIGTDFSSVVGYDGSTKEASFSIGLQGMAEEDTERVKQIINQTINDIIENGFEEERIEGLLHKIEIQMKHQSTSFGLSLASYIASSWNHDGNPVELLQISDSVEKFRQALKENPRFLQDKVRHYFKENTHRLTLSMSPDEAYLEKQAKAEEEKLQKKIQVLTDSDRKQIYEKGLELLDAQSKTQDASCLPAVKVSDIEPTIPITPVQMSTAGGVPVQYCEQPTNGLVYFRAMCSLNTLPEDLRLYVPLFCSVITRMGCGALDYRQQAQQKELRTGGMSVSTQVIPDSTQLDMYEQGVLLSSSCLERNLPHMFELWSDIFNSPHLDNEERLRVLVMMSAQELANGISNSGHLYAMTRAGRHLTPAGDLQETFGGMEQVKFMKRIAEMSDLSQVIRTLPRIKKHLLNPDNMRCAVNATPQKMSDAAGQLENFMKDVAGNRKERKPVRSNITERPLDLLDDSGPSKKLISEPNFQPCQMKTFFQLPFPVNFVSETIRTVPFNHEDYASLCLLGRMMTAKYLHGEIREKGGAYGGGARMGGGGLFSFYSYRDPNSTQTLSAFRKGVDWAKSGQFTQQDIDEAKLSVFSAVDSPVAPSDKGMGRFLSGITDEMKQSYRERLFAVNHKNLVDVAGRYLGVGQRTCGVAILGPENETIKKDPSWIVK from the exons ATGTTTCGGCAAACGAAGGCGGCGCTCCAGAAACTTCGATATCTAAG TTTCAATGGACAGCAGCATACCTGGAGGCTGAAGAGCACTTCAGCAGGAGAGAGGGCTCTTCAGTACCAAACAGGGCAGAAAATCCACGGCTTTACAGTCAGAGAG GTTGTGGAGGTCCCTGACTTGTTTCTCACAGCAGTGAAGTTGACTCATGATAAAACAGGAGCTCAGTACCTGCATGCAGCCAGAGATGACTCCAATAACCTCTTCAG tgttcagttcAGGACGACCCCCATGGACAGCACAGGGGTCCCACACATCCTGGAGCACACGGTGCTCTGTGGATCCCAGAAGTTTCCCTGCAGAGACCCCTTCTTCAAGATGCTCAACAGGTCCTTGTCCACCTTCATGAATGCCTTCACAG CCAGTGACTACACTATGTATCCCTTCTCAACCCAAAATGGAAAAGACTTCCAGAATCTTCTGTCAGTCTATCTGGATGCAGTTTTCTTCCCTTGTTTACGAGAGCAGGATTTCTG gcAGGAAGGCTGGAGGCTGGAGAATGAAAACCCCACCGACCCGAACTCACCGCTGATGTTTAAAGGAGTGGTGTTTAATGAAATGAAGGGGGCTTTT tCGGACAACGAGAGACTGTATGCCCAGCACCTCCAGAACAAGTTGTATCCAGACCACACCTACTCTGTGGTGTCAGGTGGAGAGCCTCTGGCCATCCCCGACCTCACCTGGGAGCAACTCAAACAATTCCACGCCACACACTACCACCCCAGCAACGCCAG GTTCTTCACCTATGGAGACTTGCCACTGGAGCAGCATCTGAAGCAAATTGAAGAAGAAGCTCTGTCCAAGTTCGAACGCATCGACCCGAACACGCAGGTCCCCTCCCAACCACACTGGAACAGCCCT AGAGAGGATCACGTGACCTGCAGCCCTGACGCTCTGGCTCCAGATCCAGCCAGGCAGAACACGCTGTGTGTGAGCTACCTGCTGGGAGA CATCACCGACACGTTTGAAGGCTTCACTCTCAGCCTGCTGTCCTCTCTGATGATCTCCGGTCCAAACTCTCCCTTCTACAAAGCTCTCATCGAACCCAAGATAGGAACCGACTTCTCCTCAGTCGTTGG ATATGACGGTAGCACCAAAGAGGCGTCATTCAGCATTGGACTGCAAGGAATGGCCGAGGAGGACACAGAGAGGGTCAAACAAATCATAAACCAAACCATCAATGACATCATAGA GAACGGCTTCGAGGAGGAGAGGATCGAGGGTCTCCTCCACAAGATCGAGATCCAGATGAAACACCAGTCCACCAGCTTCGGCCTGTCTCTGGCCTCG tacATAGCATCATCGTGGAATCATGACGGCAACCCCGTGGAGCTGCTGCAGATCAGTGACAGTGTTGAAAAGTTCAGACAAGCACTGAAGGAAAACCCACGCTTCCTCCAGGACAAAGTCAGACACTACTTTAAG gagaacacacacagactgacccTGTCCATGAGCCCAGATGAAGCCTACCTGGAGAAACAAGCCAAGGCCGAGGAGGAGAAGCTCCAGAAAAAGATCCAGGTTCTGACTGACAGCGACAGAAAGCAGATCTATGAGAAAG GTCTGGAGCTGCTGGATGCTCAGAGTAAAACCCAGGACGCCTCCTGTCTACCTGCAGTCAAAGTGTCCGACATCGAGCCCACGATACCCATCACTCCTGTTCAAATGAGCACTGCAG GAGGCGTGCCGGTGCAGTACTGTGAGCAGCCCACTAACGGTTTGGTTTACTTCAGAGCCATGTGTAGTCTCAACACCCTGCCAGAGGACCTCAGGCTTTATGTCCCACTCTTCTGCAGTGTTATTACCAG GATGGGCTGTGGAGCTCTGGACTACAGACAACAGGCCCAGCAGAAGGAGCTGAGGACAGGGGGCATGTCTGTCTCCACCCAAGTCATCCCTGATTCTACCCAGCTGGACATGTACGAGCAG GGcgtcctcctgtcctcctcctgcttGGAGAGGAACCTTCCTCACATGTTTGAGCTGTGGAGTGACATATTCAACAG CCCCCACCTTGATAACGAGGAGCGTCTGAGGGTGCTGGTGATGATGTCAGCACAGGAATTGGCCAACGGTATCTCCAACTCTGGTCATTTGTACGCTATGACCCGGGCAGGCCGTCACCTGACTCCAGCGGGAGACCTGCAGGAGACTTTTGGTGGGATGGAACAG GTGAAGTTTATGAAGAGGATAGCTGAGATGTCAGACCTGAGCCAAGTCATCCGAACTCTACCCAGGATCAAAAAACACCTTCTCAATCCTGACAACATGAG GTGTGCGGTTAATGCAACTCCACAGAAAATGTCTGACGCAGCAGGACAGTTGGAGAACTTTATGAAGGACGTTgctggaaacagaaaagagCGCAAACCTGTCCGATCAAATATTACTGAG AGGCCACTAGACCTCCTGGACGACTCCGGGCCAAGTAAGAAACTCATCTCC gAGCCAAATTTCCAGCCGTGTCAGATGAAAACCTTCTTCCAGCTGCCCTTCCCCGTCAATTTTGTCAGCGAGACTATTCGTACGGTACCGTTCAACCACGAGGACTATGCCAG TCTTTGTCTCTTGGGAAGGATGATGACGGCAAAATATCTCCACGGAGAGATCCGTGAGAAGGGCGGCGCCTACGGGGGCGGGGCCAGGATGGGAGGAGGCGGTCTGTTCTCCTTTTACTCCTACAG GGACCCGAACTCGACGCAGACCTTGTCAGCGTTTCGTAAAGGTGTGGACTGGGCAAAGTCAGGCCAGTTCACCCAGCAAGACATCGACGAAGCCAAGCTGTCAGTCTTCTCAGCGGTCGACTCACCTGTGGCCCCTTCAGACAAAG GGATGGGTCGCTTCCTCAGTGGAATCACAGACGAGATGAAGCAGAGTTACAGAGAAAGACTCTTTGCTGTCAATCATAAAAACCTGGTGGATGTGGCTGGAAG GTACCTCGGCGTGGGTCAGAGGACGTGTGGCGTCGCCATCCTGGGCCCAGAGAACGAGACGATAAAGAAAGATCCGTCGTGGATCGTTAAATAA